A window of Mucilaginibacter paludis DSM 18603 contains these coding sequences:
- a CDS encoding SusD/RagB family nutrient-binding outer membrane lipoprotein — translation MKKVYLIILLLSCLSVSCTKNFEQINTDPNRPKDVNPGVVLGQMQYRIVSSSISAARGFTHELMQVDAPRSSSGGGVHRYVITPGTGVWTSFYTYLADIELIIASADRLKEPNYKAIGLVYKCWAYSILTDVYGDVPYSEAIKADNGNFLPKFDKQQDIYTQILKDLSTANDLFDDSKALTYGGDGVYPSNALTSGKNLGIQRWKKFCNTLRIRLLLRLIKRDSELGISDQIKAILANPTKYPVFASNADEGIYKFPNVYPYFNPYYTARQLDWRDGTYYTKFFIDHLNSWNDPRRAVWALTVPVNGQNVYQGIESGYPTTTEYVVGKNSSYTDALKTSAITGVMITYAEEEFMMAELALKGFTAAGNAKTHYENGITASMVQWGVALPAGYLQQAGVAYDETASADARLQLIMIQKYYAYFFNDYQAWFEKRRTGYPVLPRGSGIPAENQFPSRIPYPTYLQSLNPANLAAAVAAMGGDNSNIKVWWDK, via the coding sequence ATGAAAAAAGTATATCTAATCATTTTGCTGCTCAGCTGCCTATCGGTATCGTGCACCAAAAACTTTGAACAGATCAATACCGACCCTAACCGACCTAAGGATGTAAACCCAGGCGTAGTGCTCGGCCAAATGCAATATCGTATTGTGAGCAGTAGTATCAGCGCTGCACGTGGCTTTACCCACGAGCTGATGCAGGTTGATGCACCGCGCAGCAGTAGCGGCGGCGGTGTACACCGTTATGTAATTACGCCCGGTACCGGCGTATGGACCAGCTTTTATACTTATCTGGCCGATATAGAGTTAATAATAGCCAGTGCTGATAGGTTAAAAGAGCCCAATTACAAAGCCATAGGTTTGGTTTATAAATGCTGGGCCTATTCTATCCTGACGGATGTTTATGGCGATGTGCCTTACTCTGAAGCTATTAAAGCAGATAATGGTAATTTTTTGCCAAAGTTTGATAAGCAGCAAGATATCTATACCCAAATTTTGAAAGATCTTTCGACAGCTAATGATTTGTTCGACGATTCAAAAGCGCTTACCTACGGCGGCGATGGCGTTTACCCGTCTAATGCCTTAACAAGCGGCAAAAACCTGGGGATACAGCGCTGGAAGAAGTTTTGTAACACGCTGCGCATCAGGCTGCTGCTACGTTTGATTAAACGTGATTCGGAATTAGGCATCAGCGATCAGATCAAAGCTATACTGGCTAATCCAACTAAATATCCTGTATTCGCATCGAATGCCGACGAGGGCATCTATAAGTTCCCGAACGTTTACCCATACTTTAATCCGTATTATACCGCAAGGCAGTTAGACTGGCGCGACGGTACCTATTATACCAAATTTTTTATTGATCACCTGAACAGTTGGAACGACCCGCGTCGTGCCGTGTGGGCCCTAACCGTACCGGTAAACGGGCAAAATGTTTACCAGGGGATTGAGAGTGGATACCCCACCACAACCGAATATGTGGTAGGTAAAAACTCCAGTTATACGGATGCGCTTAAAACATCGGCCATAACCGGGGTGATGATTACTTATGCCGAAGAGGAATTTATGATGGCCGAACTTGCCCTAAAGGGTTTTACTGCTGCCGGCAACGCAAAAACACATTACGAGAACGGTATAACCGCCTCGATGGTGCAATGGGGCGTTGCCTTACCAGCCGGTTATTTACAACAGGCTGGCGTGGCTTATGATGAAACGGCCAGTGCGGATGCGCGCCTGCAACTGATCATGATCCAAAAATATTACGCCTACTTTTTTAACGATTACCAGGCCTGGTTTGAAAAAAGGCGTACCGGCTATCCGGTATTGCCCCGTGGATCGGGAATCCCGGCCGAAAATCAGTTTCCAAGCCGTATCCCTTATCCAACTTATCTGCAATCGTTAAACCCGGCCAACCTGGCCGCGGCGGTAGCCGCTATGGGTGGCGATAATAGCAACATCAAGGTTTGGTGGGATAAATAA
- a CDS encoding SusC/RagA family TonB-linked outer membrane protein, whose amino-acid sequence MQFNQSRKGPAQEVFPYSKIFLVMKLTFILLIVACLHLSAKTSAQHISINEKNAPLSKLLTIIKNQSGQSIFYDNTLIKKVYVENVYLRDATLEQALTLVLKGQPFTYTIVDHTVVISTKGSANPIANIPVRITGTVTDNEGNPVPGVTISIKGTTHAAVSDTKGNYGIMAEEGQTLVFSFIGFKKTEVLVSGKHVINVKLVQDATRLNDVVVTALGIKREEKSLGFAAQTLKSNAVEDAKTNNWVNSLSGKVAGLNIQGTGSGPIGSSRITLRGENSLNLDNNQALIVLDGVPVNSKVTGTGFKAHLAADSPVDFGSDVSDINPDDIESITVLKGPGATALYGSRAAGGALIITTKSGARKESGLGITYNLNVSIDQVNRWPDYQYEYGEGRTTAYYSYGDSPDGINTSTNAAAGRAWGPKFNGQSYFQYDPNTPDNKATVRTPWVAYKDYVKGFFQTGSTVTNNLSIEGGDEKSSARLSLSHLDNKWIIPNTGFARTSVALSVNHKMTDKLKISAKANYTNKNSDNLPSAGYNNQTLMYFLAIGTAANIDHNWFKPYWQPGLTGVAQKNPFNPGPDNPYIDIYEDLNKLSKNGFIGTVSANYQFNSKLELMLRTSLDMSSEFRSQQRPYSITKYPKGSYREENVYSYEANNDLLLTYKDKIGKKIKYSINAGANALTTDYNFAGMYADQLAQPGVYQLSNSLDPAVADPQRTKKAVNSLYAATQWSYNDAFFLDLTGRNDWSSTLPYKNNSFFYPSISTSFSLGDIFSLPKQVSFAKLRLSYAQVGNDTRPYQTSKYYDKIYSNSFTSPTTLYNPTLKPEITSSYEAGLDLRLFNNRLSTDIAVYRNSSRNQILAIPLDPTSGYANALVNAGLIESNGVEVQLKGTPVLKSNFRWNTTLNWSENRSYVRELTNSLNNYVIYSHDGNVTIEARVGGRMGDLYGLGYQRSPEGKVIYNSTGLPAPLNPTSKLLGNAFPDWKVGLLNEFSIKKVKFSFLLDYQHGGKMFSQTNHKNNTLGKTKVTLPGRDNGIVGDGVVLGADGVYRPNTVSVSASSYYENYYAINNAENNIFDTSYLKLREVRIEFNLALALLTRAGLKQTSVAIYGRDLFDITKYPGFDPEGGNLNSGTLTPGVELMQFPSPRTMGINLTFKL is encoded by the coding sequence ATGCAATTCAACCAAAGCAGGAAAGGCCCCGCTCAGGAAGTTTTTCCTTATTCCAAAATTTTCCTGGTAATGAAATTAACTTTCATATTATTAATAGTAGCGTGTTTACATTTATCAGCAAAAACATCGGCCCAGCACATCTCCATAAACGAAAAAAATGCACCGTTGAGCAAGTTGCTCACCATTATCAAAAACCAGAGCGGTCAAAGTATTTTTTATGATAATACGCTGATTAAAAAGGTATATGTAGAGAATGTTTACTTACGCGATGCCACCCTGGAACAGGCTTTAACGCTGGTACTCAAAGGCCAGCCCTTTACTTATACCATTGTTGATCATACCGTGGTAATTAGTACAAAAGGTAGCGCTAACCCAATTGCCAATATACCCGTGCGTATAACCGGTACGGTTACCGATAACGAAGGCAACCCGGTGCCGGGTGTAACGATCAGCATCAAAGGCACAACCCATGCAGCCGTTTCTGATACTAAAGGGAACTATGGTATAATGGCCGAAGAGGGGCAAACACTGGTATTTTCGTTCATCGGCTTTAAAAAAACCGAAGTACTGGTTAGCGGCAAGCACGTTATCAATGTAAAACTGGTGCAGGATGCTACCCGGCTCAACGATGTTGTGGTAACCGCCCTTGGCATTAAACGCGAAGAAAAATCGCTGGGATTTGCCGCACAAACGCTAAAAAGCAACGCGGTTGAAGATGCCAAGACCAATAATTGGGTTAACTCCCTTTCGGGCAAAGTAGCCGGTTTAAATATCCAGGGTACAGGCTCGGGGCCTATCGGTTCTTCGCGGATTACCCTGCGTGGCGAAAACTCTTTAAACCTTGACAATAACCAGGCGCTTATTGTACTTGATGGTGTACCTGTTAATAGCAAAGTGACCGGCACCGGCTTTAAGGCGCACTTAGCCGCCGATAGCCCGGTAGATTTTGGCTCGGATGTTTCGGATATTAATCCCGATGATATCGAAAGCATTACTGTACTTAAAGGGCCCGGCGCGACAGCGCTTTACGGTAGCAGGGCCGCCGGTGGCGCTTTGATTATCACCACCAAAAGTGGAGCCCGTAAAGAGAGCGGCCTGGGTATTACCTACAATTTAAACGTGAGCATTGATCAGGTTAACCGTTGGCCCGATTATCAATATGAATACGGCGAAGGCAGAACCACAGCCTACTACTCTTATGGCGACAGTCCGGACGGTATCAATACCAGTACCAACGCCGCCGCTGGCCGGGCCTGGGGGCCTAAGTTTAACGGGCAATCTTATTTTCAATACGACCCAAATACACCCGACAATAAAGCAACTGTGCGCACGCCCTGGGTTGCCTATAAGGATTATGTAAAGGGCTTTTTTCAAACCGGATCTACCGTTACCAACAACCTGTCTATCGAAGGTGGCGACGAGAAGAGTTCGGCCAGGCTTTCGTTATCACATTTGGATAACAAATGGATCATCCCTAATACAGGTTTTGCGCGTACATCGGTAGCGCTATCGGTTAATCATAAAATGACGGATAAGCTCAAGATAAGCGCAAAAGCCAATTACACCAACAAAAATAGCGATAACCTTCCGTCGGCGGGGTACAACAACCAAACGCTGATGTATTTCCTGGCGATAGGTACAGCGGCCAACATTGATCACAACTGGTTTAAGCCTTACTGGCAACCGGGGCTAACTGGGGTAGCGCAAAAAAATCCGTTTAACCCTGGGCCGGATAATCCTTATATCGATATCTACGAAGATTTAAATAAACTATCAAAAAACGGGTTTATCGGTACAGTTTCTGCCAATTACCAGTTTAACAGTAAATTGGAACTGATGCTGCGTACCAGTTTGGATATGTCGAGCGAATTTCGTTCTCAGCAACGCCCTTACAGTATCACCAAATATCCTAAGGGTAGCTACCGCGAAGAGAATGTTTATAGTTACGAGGCCAACAATGATTTATTGTTAACCTATAAGGATAAAATTGGCAAAAAAATAAAGTACTCCATTAACGCGGGTGCTAATGCCTTAACCACGGATTACAATTTCGCGGGGATGTATGCCGATCAGCTGGCGCAACCGGGTGTTTACCAGTTATCTAACAGCCTTGATCCGGCCGTGGCCGATCCACAACGCACAAAGAAAGCCGTAAATAGTTTATACGCTGCTACGCAATGGTCGTATAACGATGCCTTCTTTCTGGACCTTACCGGTCGTAACGATTGGAGCAGTACGCTGCCTTATAAAAACAATTCGTTTTTCTATCCCTCCATCAGTACCAGTTTCTCATTGGGCGATATATTTAGCCTTCCAAAACAGGTTTCGTTTGCCAAGCTGAGATTATCATACGCCCAGGTAGGTAACGATACCAGGCCTTATCAAACTTCAAAATACTATGATAAGATTTACAGTAACAGCTTTACCTCGCCTACAACCTTATATAACCCCACACTTAAACCCGAAATTACGTCAAGTTACGAGGCCGGTTTGGATTTAAGGTTGTTTAATAATCGCCTGTCAACCGATATTGCTGTTTACCGCAACAGCAGCCGTAACCAGATATTGGCCATCCCGCTCGATCCAACTTCCGGTTACGCCAATGCCTTGGTAAACGCCGGATTGATTGAAAGCAATGGGGTAGAGGTGCAACTAAAGGGTACACCGGTATTAAAATCTAACTTTAGGTGGAACACTACCCTTAACTGGAGCGAGAACAGGAGTTACGTGCGTGAACTGACTAATAGTTTAAATAACTATGTTATTTACAGTCACGATGGTAACGTTACCATTGAAGCCCGCGTGGGTGGCCGAATGGGCGACTTATACGGTTTGGGCTACCAGCGCTCGCCCGAGGGGAAGGTTATTTATAACTCTACCGGATTGCCTGCTCCACTTAACCCAACCTCCAAATTATTGGGCAATGCTTTCCCTGATTGGAAGGTCGGCCTTTTAAACGAATTCAGTATTAAAAAAGTGAAGTTTAGTTTCCTGCTTGATTATCAGCACGGTGGCAAAATGTTTTCGCAAACCAACCATAAAAACAATACGCTGGGTAAAACCAAGGTAACGCTGCCCGGCCGCGATAATGGGATTGTAGGCGATGGCGTGGTACTTGGCGCCGATGGTGTTTATCGCCCCAATACGGTTAGCGTATCGGCCAGCTCCTACTACGAAAACTATTACGCCATTAACAATGCCGAGAATAACATATTTGATACCAGCTATTTAAAACTGAGGGAGGTGCGCATTGAATTTAACCTGGCTTTGGCATTGCTTACCAGGGCAGGCTTAAAACAAACCAGCGTAGCAATTTATGGTCGCGACTTATTTGATATTACCAAATATCCTGGTTTTGATCCGGAAGGCGGAAACTTGAACAGCGGCACCTTAACACCCGGTGTTGAGCTGATGCAGTTCCCTTCGCCGCGAACTATGGGTATTAACCTCACCTTCAAACTCTAA
- a CDS encoding FecR family protein: MDDRYYKQLVSRYLAGNATDDELEVFAHLVKEGKLDVYLNEAINVEAGIHADDEISTERDNKKSFVFAAWLKYAAAVILMASASVIVYSHFTHLNKPVAVTRVIKNDALPGGNRAILTLANGKKIVLGNAGNGTIALQGNTQVDKIRNGQLVYQATGSSDKWQNATANQVTYNTVSTPKAGEYEITLPDGTKIWLNSVSSITFPTAFTGNERRVSITGEVYFEVAKNKNKPFIVETRGQNVTVLGTHFNINAYDDENTIKTTLLEGSIKLSAHSNSKILTPGQQAEVTNNRITIINNSDTEAAVAWKNGYFVFDNTDLPTLMRQLSRWYDVNTVYNGNAGNHEFVGQIKRSVKLSSVLKILEASGVHFKIEGENLYIQP; encoded by the coding sequence ATGGATGATAGATACTACAAGCAATTAGTTAGCCGCTACCTGGCCGGAAATGCCACTGATGATGAACTGGAAGTTTTTGCTCATCTGGTAAAAGAGGGCAAGCTGGATGTTTATTTGAACGAAGCGATAAACGTTGAAGCTGGCATCCATGCTGATGATGAAATATCAACTGAAAGGGATAACAAAAAAAGCTTTGTATTTGCGGCCTGGCTTAAATATGCGGCTGCTGTTATCTTGATGGCATCGGCTTCGGTAATCGTGTATTCACATTTTACGCATCTCAATAAACCTGTAGCTGTTACAAGGGTTATTAAAAACGATGCGCTGCCTGGCGGAAACAGGGCGATATTGACCTTGGCTAACGGGAAAAAAATAGTTTTGGGCAATGCGGGCAATGGCACCATTGCGTTACAGGGCAATACACAGGTTGATAAGATACGCAACGGACAATTGGTTTACCAGGCTACAGGCAGCTCCGATAAATGGCAAAATGCTACAGCCAACCAGGTTACCTATAACACCGTGAGCACGCCAAAAGCCGGTGAATATGAAATAACGCTGCCTGACGGAACCAAAATCTGGCTCAACTCGGTTTCGTCCATTACTTTCCCAACAGCTTTTACCGGCAACGAGCGCAGGGTGAGCATTACCGGTGAAGTTTATTTTGAGGTGGCTAAAAATAAAAATAAGCCATTTATAGTTGAAACCAGGGGCCAAAATGTAACGGTGCTGGGTACCCACTTTAACATTAACGCCTATGATGATGAAAATACCATTAAAACCACTTTGTTAGAGGGCAGCATTAAATTATCCGCGCATAGCAACAGTAAAATATTAACTCCGGGGCAGCAGGCCGAGGTAACCAACAACCGGATCACCATTATCAATAACAGCGATACCGAAGCCGCCGTGGCCTGGAAGAACGGCTACTTTGTTTTTGATAATACCGATCTGCCAACGCTTATGCGCCAGCTTTCGCGCTGGTATGATGTGAATACGGTTTACAACGGCAACGCTGGCAATCACGAATTTGTTGGTCAGATTAAGCGGAGCGTAAAGCTATCAAGCGTACTGAAAATTTTAGAGGCAAGCGGCGTGCACTTTAAAATAGAAGGTGAAAATCTTTATATCCAACCCTAA
- a CDS encoding RNA polymerase sigma factor — MAEVEVLSDAELQELMVNGDYQAFTVIYSRYVNPLKQFLFKILKSTELTEDITQEVFIKVWANRAKLAQIKSFKAYLYIAARNHALDSLKAAFRSEVAMGEVIRSFIEQRDSTAENLLDKEYRLFLDRVLASLPERTREIFALCREQGKSYDEVADILGISRNAVKNHMVFSMKILSNSVKKELGISLSILLTVLFRG; from the coding sequence ATGGCAGAGGTGGAAGTACTTTCGGATGCAGAACTGCAGGAGCTTATGGTTAACGGCGATTATCAGGCTTTTACAGTAATTTACAGCCGTTATGTTAATCCCTTAAAACAGTTTCTGTTCAAGATTTTAAAATCCACTGAACTTACCGAGGATATTACCCAGGAGGTTTTTATCAAAGTATGGGCAAACCGGGCCAAACTGGCTCAAATCAAATCATTTAAAGCTTACCTATATATCGCTGCTCGCAACCATGCCTTAGATAGCTTAAAGGCTGCGTTCCGTTCGGAAGTGGCCATGGGCGAAGTTATCCGCAGCTTTATAGAGCAGCGCGATAGTACGGCCGAAAATTTACTGGATAAAGAATACCGCTTGTTTTTAGACAGGGTATTGGCATCATTACCTGAGCGCACGAGAGAAATTTTTGCCCTATGCCGTGAGCAGGGAAAATCTTATGATGAAGTGGCCGATATTTTAGGTATCTCGCGCAACGCGGTAAAAAATCACATGGTGTTCTCCATGAAAATTCTGAGCAATTCTGTAAAAAAAGAACTGGGCATTTCGCTTAGCATACTGTTAACGGTACTTTTCAGGGGCTAA
- a CDS encoding N-acetylmuramoyl-L-alanine amidase family protein: protein MLTLAFSSNAQQKDQSVPTSFKFKTVVIDAGHGGKDPGAHGAISLEKNVALAIAKKLEKAIEAQIPDVNVVMTRSTDKFIELNKRSEIANKNGANLFISIHCNSSPQIRADNYHKGVLLLVYGFHRNQEQMEALRENASIYIEKNYKETYSDYNENDPTAFIALNAFRQKYRKQSVQFAELINQQFTANDGRRSLGVKEQGVLVLAHSAMPAVLVETGFINNISEEKYLNSDEGQQAIVHSIVAALIKYKTSMAVR, encoded by the coding sequence ATGTTAACACTGGCGTTTAGTTCAAACGCCCAGCAAAAAGATCAATCCGTCCCTACATCGTTTAAATTTAAAACCGTTGTGATCGACGCTGGGCACGGTGGCAAAGATCCCGGTGCGCATGGTGCCATATCGCTTGAAAAAAATGTTGCACTTGCCATCGCCAAAAAGTTAGAAAAAGCTATAGAAGCGCAAATTCCGGATGTTAATGTGGTGATGACGCGCAGTACCGATAAGTTTATCGAGTTGAATAAACGATCGGAGATTGCCAATAAAAATGGCGCCAATCTATTTATATCTATCCATTGTAACTCTTCGCCGCAAATCAGGGCCGATAATTATCATAAAGGGGTATTGCTGCTGGTGTATGGCTTTCACAGAAACCAGGAACAGATGGAAGCGCTCCGCGAAAACGCGTCGATCTACATTGAAAAAAACTACAAAGAAACCTATAGCGATTATAACGAAAACGATCCTACGGCTTTTATCGCTTTAAATGCCTTCCGCCAAAAATACCGTAAACAAAGCGTTCAGTTTGCCGAATTAATTAACCAGCAGTTTACAGCCAATGATGGCCGCCGCAGTTTAGGAGTTAAGGAGCAGGGGGTTTTGGTATTGGCCCATAGCGCCATGCCCGCCGTACTGGTTGAAACTGGCTTTATCAATAACATAAGCGAAGAAAAATACCTTAACTCGGACGAAGGGCAGCAAGCCATCGTGCATTCCATTGTGGCAGCTTTAATTAAATACAAAACCAGTATGGCGGTTAGATAG